A window of Panicum virgatum strain AP13 chromosome 8K, P.virgatum_v5, whole genome shotgun sequence contains these coding sequences:
- the LOC120644244 gene encoding F-box protein SKIP16-like isoform X2, producing the protein MASQSPPEAAPPPSAGLESMEGLVLDTVISKAGARPAAALACASTRFRAAVADESLWRRFCAEDLGLDAPVDPDGQQLPSFQVAYKVWLESFGMYPLPLVKRVKEFWSSMKIWLSENFPDAAKTLCKGVTEAQLKSAEDDLGFKLPMPTKLLYRFCNAQLPFSENHEVNKRIATHGIIGGYAFYDHWVNVHLSPLEQIVEETTEFYREFPDVFSGRKLIIVATSWFDPKTFLLNCSNGELYVGTNNLPLGEMLPCVPKALIKLTDNDLPQDGLLLWLEEHLRRLQNGMIKTRMLMKSRYISLYPEAPPSCTSAVTNGVKVRGSAVFVPEHPGDPQRSCMYTYSIRLSVPEACMLGGVYYSSCQLNSRHWTIRSRDRVVSDVRGEGVIGQYPVLSPGQDEFVYESCTPLAKGPGSVEGSFSFVPGKYVMILQ; encoded by the exons ATGGCGTCCCAGTCGCCGCCGGAGgcagcgccgcctccctcggCGGGGTTGGAAAGCATGGAGGGCCTCGTCCTCGACACGGTCATTTCCAAGGCCGGggcgcgccccgccgcggcgctcgCCTGCGCCAGCACCCgcttccgcgccgccgtcgccgacgaaTCCCTCTGGCGCCGCTTCTGCGCAGAGGACCTGGGGCTCGACGCGCCCGTCGACCCCGACGGCCAGCAGCTCCCGTCGTTCCAG GTTGCGTATAAAGTGTGGTTGGAGTCTTTTGGCATGTACCCTTTACCTCTGGTAAAGAGAGTGAAAGAATTCTGGAGTTCAATGAAAATATGGTTGTCTGAAAACTTCCCTGACGCAGCCAAAACATTGTGCAAAGGTGTTACCGAAGCTCAACTAAAATCAGCAGAGGATGACCTTGGTTTCAAGCTTCCTATGCCCACAAAGCTGTTGTATCGCTTTTGCAATGCTCAGCTGCCTTTTAGTGAAAACCATGAAGTAAATAAACGCATTGCCACTCATGGAATAATTGGGGGCTATGCGTTTTATGATCATTGGGTAAATGTGCATTTATCACCACTTGAGCAAATAGTTGAAGAGACAACAGAGTTTTATCGTGAGTTCCCGGATGTCTTCAGTGGGCGCAAGCTCATTATAGTGGCGACTTCATGGTTTGATCCAAAAACATTTCTTCTGAATTGCTCAAATGGTGAACTTTATGTTGGCACAAACAACTTACCATTAGGAGAAATGCTGCCTTGTGTGCCTAAAGCATTGATAAAGCTAACTGATAATGATCTGCCCCAAGATGGATTACTTCTGTGGTTAGAAGAGCATCTCAGACGTTTACAGAATGGCATGATCAAAACCCGTATGCTGATGAAGTCAAGGTATATCAGCTTATATCCAGAAGCACCTCCATCATGCACTTCAGCTGTGACAAATGGTGTTAAG GTACGCGGATCTGCTGTCTTTGTACCAGAACATCCTGGGGACCCTCAGCGAAGTTGTATGTACACTTACTCAATTCGCCTGTCAGTTCCAGAGGCTTGCATGCTAGGTGGCGTGTACTATTCTTCATGCCAGCTTAATTCACGCCACTGGACCATTCGATCAAGGGACAGGGTTGTTTCTGATGTGAGGGGAGAAGGTGTTATTGGACAG TATCCTGTGCTGTCACCAGGTCAGGATGAGTTTGTCTACGAGAGCTGCACGCCACTGGCCAAAGGGCCTGGATCTGTGGAGGGCTCTTTTTCGTTTGTGCCTGGCAAGTATGTTATGATTCTGCAGTAA
- the LOC120644244 gene encoding F-box protein SKIP16-like isoform X1 has product MASQSPPEAAPPPSAGLESMEGLVLDTVISKAGARPAAALACASTRFRAAVADESLWRRFCAEDLGLDAPVDPDGQQLPSFQVAYKVWLESFGMYPLPLVKRVKEFWSSMKIWLSENFPDAAKTLCKGVTEAQLKSAEDDLGFKLPMPTKLLYRFCNAQLPFSENHEVNKRIATHGIIGGYAFYDHWVNVHLSPLEQIVEETTEFYREFPDVFSGRKLIIVATSWFDPKTFLLNCSNGELYVGTNNLPLGEMLPCVPKALIKLTDNDLPQDGLLLWLEEHLRRLQNGMIKTRMLMKSRYISLYPEAPPSCTSAVTNGVKVRGSAVFVPEHPGDPQRSCMYTYSIRLSVPEACMLGGVYYSSCQLNSRHWTIRSRDRVVSDVRGEGVIGQYPVLSPGQDEFVYESCTPLAKGPGSVEGSFSFVPGKLSWPEGKPFEVMVAPFPLEVPEYIF; this is encoded by the exons ATGGCGTCCCAGTCGCCGCCGGAGgcagcgccgcctccctcggCGGGGTTGGAAAGCATGGAGGGCCTCGTCCTCGACACGGTCATTTCCAAGGCCGGggcgcgccccgccgcggcgctcgCCTGCGCCAGCACCCgcttccgcgccgccgtcgccgacgaaTCCCTCTGGCGCCGCTTCTGCGCAGAGGACCTGGGGCTCGACGCGCCCGTCGACCCCGACGGCCAGCAGCTCCCGTCGTTCCAG GTTGCGTATAAAGTGTGGTTGGAGTCTTTTGGCATGTACCCTTTACCTCTGGTAAAGAGAGTGAAAGAATTCTGGAGTTCAATGAAAATATGGTTGTCTGAAAACTTCCCTGACGCAGCCAAAACATTGTGCAAAGGTGTTACCGAAGCTCAACTAAAATCAGCAGAGGATGACCTTGGTTTCAAGCTTCCTATGCCCACAAAGCTGTTGTATCGCTTTTGCAATGCTCAGCTGCCTTTTAGTGAAAACCATGAAGTAAATAAACGCATTGCCACTCATGGAATAATTGGGGGCTATGCGTTTTATGATCATTGGGTAAATGTGCATTTATCACCACTTGAGCAAATAGTTGAAGAGACAACAGAGTTTTATCGTGAGTTCCCGGATGTCTTCAGTGGGCGCAAGCTCATTATAGTGGCGACTTCATGGTTTGATCCAAAAACATTTCTTCTGAATTGCTCAAATGGTGAACTTTATGTTGGCACAAACAACTTACCATTAGGAGAAATGCTGCCTTGTGTGCCTAAAGCATTGATAAAGCTAACTGATAATGATCTGCCCCAAGATGGATTACTTCTGTGGTTAGAAGAGCATCTCAGACGTTTACAGAATGGCATGATCAAAACCCGTATGCTGATGAAGTCAAGGTATATCAGCTTATATCCAGAAGCACCTCCATCATGCACTTCAGCTGTGACAAATGGTGTTAAG GTACGCGGATCTGCTGTCTTTGTACCAGAACATCCTGGGGACCCTCAGCGAAGTTGTATGTACACTTACTCAATTCGCCTGTCAGTTCCAGAGGCTTGCATGCTAGGTGGCGTGTACTATTCTTCATGCCAGCTTAATTCACGCCACTGGACCATTCGATCAAGGGACAGGGTTGTTTCTGATGTGAGGGGAGAAGGTGTTATTGGACAG TATCCTGTGCTGTCACCAGGTCAGGATGAGTTTGTCTACGAGAGCTGCACGCCACTGGCCAAAGGGCCTGGATCTGTGGAGGGCTCTTTTTCGTTTGTGCCTGGCAA GTTGAGCTGGCCTGAAGGGAAGCCGTTTGAGGTCATGGTGGCTCCGTTCCCTCTGGAGGTGCCTGAGTACATCTTCTAA